A region from the Marinobacter sp. SS13-12 genome encodes:
- a CDS encoding AAA family ATPase, whose translation MKKLTDTVIRELNSILLGKDHQVRLSLCGLLARGHLLIEDIPGMGKTTLSHALAKVMGLSYQRIQFTNDLLPADVLGFSMYDKEAGSLVFHPGPIFAQVVLADEINRASPRTQSALLEAMEERQVSIEGETRPLPHPFFVIATQNPIEQGGTYPLPESQLDRFLMRIRLGYPDPRAERELLEGEDRRAMTDRLQSILSAENLQTLQDAVNRVTTSPALLDYVQRLLDQSRRMPGLLYGLSPRAGLGLVRAARAWALMDGRHHVLPDDIQAVFPAVAEHRLEQGESGKSAERIRQLLTSVSVIE comes from the coding sequence ATGAAGAAACTGACGGATACGGTTATCCGCGAGCTCAACAGCATACTGCTGGGCAAAGATCACCAGGTTCGCCTGTCACTTTGCGGCCTGCTGGCCCGGGGCCACCTGCTGATTGAAGACATCCCCGGGATGGGCAAAACCACCCTGTCTCATGCCCTGGCCAAAGTCATGGGCCTGAGCTACCAGCGCATCCAGTTCACCAACGACCTGCTGCCAGCAGACGTGCTCGGCTTCTCCATGTACGACAAGGAAGCCGGTAGCCTGGTGTTCCACCCGGGCCCGATCTTCGCCCAGGTGGTGCTGGCCGACGAAATCAACCGTGCCTCCCCCAGAACCCAGAGCGCACTGCTGGAAGCCATGGAAGAGCGGCAGGTATCCATTGAAGGTGAAACGCGGCCATTGCCGCACCCGTTTTTTGTGATTGCCACCCAGAACCCCATTGAGCAGGGCGGTACCTACCCGCTACCGGAATCCCAGCTTGACCGCTTTCTGATGCGCATCCGGCTGGGCTACCCCGATCCCCGCGCCGAGCGTGAGTTGCTGGAGGGAGAGGACCGCCGGGCAATGACCGATCGCCTGCAGTCCATCCTTTCCGCAGAGAACCTGCAAACCCTTCAGGACGCCGTCAACCGGGTAACCACCAGCCCCGCGCTGCTGGACTATGTACAACGACTGCTGGATCAGAGCCGCCGCATGCCGGGACTGCTCTACGGCCTGTCACCCCGCGCCGGCCTTGGGCTGGTGCGCGCCGCCCGGGCCTGGGCCCTGATGGACGGCCGCCATCACGTATTGCCGGATGACATCCAGGCCGTATTTCCCGCAGTTGCAGAACACCGCCTGGAACAGGGAGAATCCGGAAAGAGCGCTGAACGAATCAGGCAACTTCTGACCTCCGTATCTGTCATTGAATAA
- a CDS encoding pseudouridine synthase, with amino-acid sequence MAMLILFNKPFRVMCQFTDEKGGTDGNRRATLADWINVPDVYPAGRLDFESEGLLLLTDNGQLQHRIASPRQKMPKTYWVQVEGDISDDALQQLRKGVELKDGKTRPAEVTPMEPPDLWPRNPPVRYRESVPTSWIQMTITEGRNRQVRRMTAAVGFPTLRLVRYGIGDWSLEGLAPGESRAVTVHAPATRSQKTERKPIKSRKPSTRRNSRP; translated from the coding sequence ATGGCAATGCTGATCCTGTTTAACAAACCTTTCCGGGTTATGTGCCAGTTTACCGACGAAAAAGGCGGTACCGACGGCAACCGCCGAGCCACCCTGGCAGACTGGATCAACGTCCCTGATGTCTACCCTGCCGGCCGTCTGGACTTCGAATCCGAGGGCCTTTTACTGCTGACGGACAATGGTCAGCTGCAGCATCGCATCGCGTCTCCACGGCAAAAAATGCCAAAAACCTACTGGGTTCAGGTGGAGGGCGACATATCCGACGATGCACTGCAGCAACTGCGTAAAGGGGTTGAGCTGAAGGATGGCAAAACCCGCCCTGCAGAGGTGACACCCATGGAACCACCGGACCTCTGGCCGCGGAACCCGCCGGTCAGGTACCGGGAATCGGTTCCGACCAGCTGGATTCAAATGACCATTACTGAGGGCAGGAATCGTCAGGTTCGACGCATGACCGCCGCCGTAGGCTTCCCTACCCTGCGACTGGTTCGCTATGGTATTGGAGACTGGTCCCTGGAAGGGCTCGCGCCCGGAGAATCCAGGGCCGTAACCGTTCACGCGCCGGCGACCCGTTCGCAGAAAACTGAACGAAAGCCAATAAAGTCCCGTAAACCGTCCACACGGAGAAACTCTCGCCCATGA
- the infA gene encoding translation initiation factor IF-1, which produces MAKSDAIEMEGVIVDTLPNTMFRVELENGHVVTAHISGKMRKNYIRILTGDKVKVELTPYDLSKGRIVYRAR; this is translated from the coding sequence ATGGCAAAGTCAGATGCTATTGAAATGGAAGGCGTTATTGTTGACACCCTTCCGAACACCATGTTCCGCGTTGAACTAGAAAACGGTCATGTTGTTACCGCTCACATCTCCGGCAAGATGCGCAAGAACTATATCCGCATCCTGACAGGCGACAAGGTCAAGGTGGAACTGACCCCTTACGATCTGAGCAAGGGACGCATCGTATACCGCGCCCGTTAA
- a CDS encoding NUDIX hydrolase, whose product MTWTPHATVAVIVEDAQGRFLLVEEVSHGQVVFNQPAGHVEEGERIIDALLRETLEETGWKVEPEYFLGVYTYKAPANGVTYYRFCFSARALTRVSRELDDGIIAAHWLTPEEIRQQSDKLRSPLVMQCIDDYRNGRRFPLDVIVEPQT is encoded by the coding sequence ATGACCTGGACGCCCCACGCCACTGTTGCTGTTATTGTTGAAGATGCTCAGGGCCGATTCCTGCTGGTGGAAGAAGTCAGTCACGGCCAGGTTGTTTTCAACCAGCCAGCGGGGCATGTGGAGGAAGGCGAAAGAATCATTGATGCCCTGCTCCGGGAAACCCTCGAAGAAACCGGCTGGAAGGTGGAGCCAGAGTATTTCCTTGGCGTTTACACCTACAAAGCGCCGGCAAACGGCGTTACCTACTACCGTTTCTGCTTCTCCGCCAGGGCGCTGACCAGGGTCAGCCGGGAACTGGATGATGGCATTATTGCCGCTCACTGGCTGACTCCGGAGGAAATTCGTCAGCAGTCCGACAAGCTTCGCAGCCCGCTGGTGATGCAGTGCATAGACGATTACCGAAACGGGCGCCGCTTTCCCCTGGATGTGATTGTCGAACCGCAGACGTAA
- a CDS encoding cold shock domain-containing protein: MPRGKVKWFNNAKGYGFIIEEGGSDDLFAHFSSVQMEGYKTLKAGQPVTFEKKPSDKGIHAVNIVPEEQPQKQGSSESTSEKKPGSDSSDARQNQGSDYQDQPRAANA; encoded by the coding sequence ATGCCAAGAGGCAAAGTAAAGTGGTTCAACAATGCCAAGGGTTATGGCTTCATAATCGAAGAGGGCGGCAGTGACGATCTGTTTGCTCACTTCTCTTCAGTGCAAATGGAAGGTTACAAAACCTTAAAGGCCGGCCAGCCCGTCACCTTTGAGAAAAAACCCAGTGACAAAGGGATCCACGCGGTCAATATTGTCCCTGAAGAGCAGCCGCAAAAGCAGGGTTCGTCGGAAAGCACTTCCGAAAAGAAGCCCGGCAGTGACAGTAGCGATGCCCGGCAGAACCAGGGCAGCGACTATCAGGATCAGCCTCGCGCCGCGAACGCCTGA
- the trxB gene encoding thioredoxin-disulfide reductase yields MSETKHSRLIILGSGPAGYTAAVYAARANLKPTLITGIEVGGQLTTTTDVDNWPGDNDGVQGPELMQRMLKHAERFETHVVYDTINEADLRNRPFRLKGDNGEYTCDALIIATGASAMYLGLESEEKFKGQGVSACATCDGFFYKKQKVAVIGGGNTAVEEALYLSNIADEVTLVHRRDSLRAEKILQDKLFEKAENGNVNIVWDHTLDEVLGDGTGVTGMRIKSMKDGSTQDRDLAGVFIAIGHKPNTDLFTGQLDMENGYIKIRSGLEGMATQSSVPGVFAAGDVADHVYRQAVTSAGFGCMAALDAEKFLDQD; encoded by the coding sequence ATGAGCGAAACCAAGCACTCCCGACTGATCATCCTCGGCTCCGGCCCGGCCGGCTACACCGCAGCCGTTTATGCGGCCCGCGCCAACCTCAAGCCGACGTTGATCACTGGCATCGAGGTGGGTGGACAGCTGACCACCACCACCGACGTAGACAACTGGCCAGGTGATAACGACGGCGTGCAGGGACCGGAACTGATGCAGCGCATGCTCAAACACGCCGAGCGCTTCGAAACCCACGTGGTCTACGACACCATCAACGAAGCCGACCTGCGCAACCGCCCCTTCCGCCTCAAGGGCGATAACGGCGAATACACCTGCGACGCCCTGATCATCGCTACCGGCGCCTCCGCCATGTACCTGGGCCTCGAGTCCGAAGAAAAGTTCAAGGGCCAGGGCGTCTCCGCCTGCGCCACTTGCGACGGCTTCTTCTACAAGAAACAGAAAGTCGCCGTCATCGGCGGCGGCAACACCGCCGTCGAAGAGGCCCTGTACCTCTCCAACATCGCCGACGAGGTCACCCTGGTCCACCGCCGCGACAGCCTGCGCGCCGAGAAAATCCTGCAGGACAAACTGTTCGAAAAAGCCGAAAACGGCAACGTCAACATCGTCTGGGACCACACCCTCGATGAAGTCCTCGGCGACGGCACCGGCGTTACCGGCATGCGCATCAAAAGCATGAAAGACGGCTCCACCCAGGACCGCGACCTGGCCGGCGTCTTCATCGCCATCGGCCACAAACCCAACACCGACCTGTTCACCGGCCAGCTGGACATGGAGAACGGCTACATCAAAATTCGCTCCGGCCTCGAAGGCATGGCCACCCAGAGCAGCGTACCCGGCGTCTTCGCCGCCGGCGACGTAGCCGACCACGTCTACCGTCAAGCTGTCACATCCGCAGGCTTCGGTTGCATGGCAGCCCTGGACGCAGAAAAGTTCCTGGACCAGGACTAA
- the mnmA gene encoding tRNA 2-thiouridine(34) synthase MnmA — MTKAPENTRVIVGMSGGVDSSVAAWLLKDQGYQVEGLFMKNWDEDDGTEYCTAMTDLADARAVADTIGITLHTASFAAEYWDRVFEHFLSEYRAGRTPNPDILCNKEVKFRAFLDYAVTLGADYIATGHYTRQRPLNDGSGKAELLKGLDPNKDQSYFLHAVSGDRIARTLFPVGELEKPEVRRIAAEQGFITHDKKDSTGICFIGERKFRDFLKQYIPAQPGNIETPDGQIIGRHQGLMYHTIGQRQGLGIGGLSEFGDEPWYVAEKDLSRNVLIAVQGKHHPLLFSRGLISGPVDWIAGEPPAAEFRCKAKTRYRQPDQDCVVTALDNGFRVVFDDAQRAVTPGQSVVFYHGEVCLGGGVIEQTWRDSEQEPAAANNTSEGAGA, encoded by the coding sequence ATGACTAAAGCACCTGAAAATACCCGAGTGATTGTCGGCATGTCCGGCGGCGTGGACTCTTCCGTGGCAGCCTGGCTCCTGAAAGACCAGGGCTACCAGGTGGAAGGCCTGTTCATGAAAAACTGGGATGAGGACGACGGCACCGAATACTGCACTGCCATGACCGACCTGGCCGACGCCCGGGCGGTGGCGGACACCATTGGCATCACCCTTCATACCGCCAGCTTTGCGGCGGAGTACTGGGACCGGGTGTTTGAGCACTTCCTGTCTGAATACAGGGCCGGCCGGACCCCGAACCCGGATATCCTGTGCAACAAGGAAGTGAAGTTTCGCGCCTTCCTCGACTATGCCGTTACCCTGGGTGCCGACTACATTGCCACCGGTCATTATACCCGCCAGCGCCCCCTCAACGATGGCAGCGGCAAGGCTGAACTGCTTAAGGGGCTGGATCCCAACAAGGACCAGAGTTACTTCCTGCACGCAGTCTCCGGCGATCGTATCGCCCGCACCCTGTTCCCGGTGGGCGAACTGGAGAAGCCGGAAGTTCGTCGCATTGCCGCCGAACAGGGTTTCATTACCCATGACAAGAAGGATTCCACCGGTATCTGTTTTATCGGCGAGCGCAAGTTCCGGGATTTCCTGAAGCAGTACATTCCTGCCCAGCCAGGCAACATTGAAACGCCCGATGGTCAGATCATTGGTCGTCATCAGGGCCTGATGTATCACACCATCGGCCAGCGTCAGGGGCTGGGTATTGGCGGCCTCAGTGAGTTCGGCGACGAGCCCTGGTACGTTGCGGAGAAAGACCTGTCCCGCAACGTGCTGATTGCCGTTCAGGGTAAACACCATCCCCTGCTGTTCTCCCGTGGCCTGATCAGCGGCCCGGTGGACTGGATTGCGGGCGAACCGCCGGCGGCGGAATTCCGTTGCAAAGCCAAGACCCGTTACCGCCAGCCGGATCAGGACTGCGTGGTCACCGCCCTCGATAACGGATTCAGGGTGGTGTTTGACGACGCCCAGCGGGCCGTCACGCCCGGCCAGTCGGTGGTCTTTTATCATGGCGAGGTCTGCCTTGGTGGTGGGGTTATCGAGCAAACCTGGCGGGACAGCGAGCAGGAGCCGGCAGCGGCAAACAACACGTCAGAGGGAGCCGGCGCATGA
- the clpA gene encoding ATP-dependent Clp protease ATP-binding subunit ClpA — MLSKDLEITLNTAFKSARDKRHEFMTVEHLLLALLDNDSAVGVLKACGADLARLQEELVEFVDSTTPLIPSNDSERETQPTLGFQRVLQRAVFHVQSSGKKEVTGANVLVAIFSEQESQAVYVLKKQSIARIDVVNFVSHGISRVQGAEDQEGHDQASHEEAGEEGGASRPLESYATNLNEQARQGRIDPLIGREHEVERVVQILVRRRKNNPLLVGEAGVGKTAIAEGLAKRIVDGQVPDIISDAVVYSLDLGALLAGTKYRGDFEKRLKGLLAELKKEKHAILFIDEIHTIIGAGSASGGVMDASNLLKPMLSSGEIRCIGSTTFQEFRGIFEKDSALARRFQKIDVNEPSVEDTYQILKGLKPHFEKHHDLKYTDQALRVAAELSERYITDRHLPDKAIDVIDEAGAHQRLLPIAKRKKTLDVSEIEDVVANIARIPPKNVSTSDKDLLRNLERDLKMVVFGQDPAIESLSTAIKLARAGLKAPEKPEGAFLFAGPTGVGKTEVTKQLAKVLGIELVRFDMSEYMERHTVSRLIGAPPGYVGYDQGGLLTESVSKHPHCVLLLDEIEKAHPEVFNLLLQVMDHGTLTDNNGRKADFRHVILVMTTNAGAESMARRSIGFSEQDHSSDGMEIITKTFTPEFRNRLDGIIQFGDLQPATITHVVDKFLTELQAQLDEKHVVLHVDDAAKVWLAEKGYDVTMGARPMARLIQDKIKRPLAEQILFGRLSERGGDVHIHLKDDELHFEYEDEPAEAV; from the coding sequence ATGCTGAGCAAAGATCTTGAAATTACACTGAATACGGCTTTCAAAAGTGCCCGTGACAAGCGTCATGAATTCATGACCGTTGAGCACCTTTTGCTGGCCTTGCTCGATAACGATTCGGCAGTGGGCGTCCTGAAAGCGTGTGGTGCAGATCTGGCCCGGCTTCAGGAAGAACTCGTAGAGTTTGTGGATTCAACCACACCACTGATCCCCAGCAACGACAGCGAGCGGGAAACGCAACCCACGCTCGGATTCCAGCGCGTGCTTCAACGTGCTGTCTTTCACGTGCAATCCTCTGGCAAGAAAGAAGTGACCGGCGCCAACGTGCTGGTGGCTATCTTCAGTGAACAGGAAAGCCAGGCGGTCTATGTGCTCAAGAAACAGAGCATTGCCCGCATTGACGTGGTGAATTTTGTTTCCCATGGCATCTCCCGCGTTCAGGGTGCCGAGGATCAGGAAGGTCATGACCAGGCTTCTCACGAGGAAGCCGGAGAAGAAGGCGGTGCTTCACGACCGCTGGAAAGCTACGCAACCAATCTCAACGAGCAGGCACGTCAGGGTCGCATTGATCCGTTGATCGGCCGTGAACATGAAGTTGAGCGGGTAGTGCAGATCCTGGTTCGCCGTCGCAAGAATAACCCGCTGCTGGTGGGCGAAGCCGGCGTGGGCAAGACCGCGATTGCCGAAGGTCTGGCCAAGCGGATTGTGGATGGCCAGGTGCCGGATATCATCTCGGATGCCGTGGTCTACTCGCTGGATCTGGGTGCATTGCTGGCAGGAACCAAGTACCGGGGCGATTTCGAGAAGCGTCTCAAGGGCTTGCTTGCGGAGCTCAAGAAAGAGAAGCACGCGATCCTGTTTATCGACGAGATCCACACCATCATCGGTGCCGGGTCCGCTTCCGGCGGTGTCATGGATGCCTCCAACCTGCTCAAGCCCATGTTGAGCTCGGGGGAAATCCGTTGCATCGGCTCCACCACGTTCCAGGAATTCCGTGGCATCTTCGAAAAAGACAGCGCACTGGCCCGTCGCTTCCAGAAAATCGATGTGAACGAGCCCAGTGTTGAGGATACCTACCAGATCCTCAAAGGGTTGAAGCCCCACTTCGAGAAGCACCACGACCTGAAATACACCGACCAGGCGCTTCGCGTGGCGGCAGAACTGTCGGAACGTTACATCACCGATCGTCATCTGCCGGACAAGGCGATCGATGTTATCGATGAAGCCGGTGCGCATCAGCGTCTGCTCCCGATCGCCAAGCGCAAGAAAACCCTGGACGTGTCGGAAATCGAGGATGTGGTGGCCAACATCGCCCGTATTCCGCCGAAGAACGTGTCCACCAGCGACAAGGATCTGCTCCGCAACCTGGAGCGGGACCTCAAGATGGTGGTCTTCGGTCAGGATCCGGCCATCGAGTCACTGTCCACAGCCATCAAGCTGGCTCGCGCCGGCCTGAAGGCACCGGAAAAACCGGAAGGTGCCTTCCTCTTCGCCGGCCCCACGGGTGTAGGCAAGACGGAAGTGACCAAGCAGCTCGCCAAGGTGCTGGGCATCGAGCTGGTAAGGTTCGACATGTCGGAATACATGGAGCGCCATACCGTCTCGAGGCTCATTGGTGCCCCTCCGGGCTATGTAGGGTACGACCAGGGTGGCCTGTTGACGGAATCCGTGAGCAAGCATCCACACTGTGTGTTGCTGCTGGATGAGATTGAAAAGGCCCATCCGGAAGTCTTCAACCTGCTGCTGCAGGTAATGGACCACGGCACGCTGACGGATAACAACGGCCGCAAGGCGGATTTCCGCCATGTGATCCTGGTGATGACCACCAACGCCGGTGCCGAGAGTATGGCTCGCCGTTCCATTGGCTTCAGTGAGCAGGACCACAGCAGTGACGGTATGGAAATCATTACCAAAACCTTCACACCGGAATTCCGCAACCGTCTGGATGGCATAATCCAGTTCGGCGATCTCCAGCCGGCCACCATCACCCACGTGGTGGACAAGTTCCTCACCGAACTGCAGGCCCAGCTGGACGAGAAGCACGTTGTGCTTCATGTGGATGATGCTGCGAAGGTGTGGCTGGCAGAGAAAGGTTACGATGTGACCATGGGCGCCCGCCCGATGGCACGCCTGATCCAGGACAAGATCAAGCGGCCTCTGGCTGAACAGATCCTGTTTGGTCGCCTGTCGGAACGTGGCGGTGACGTGCATATTCATCTCAAGGACGATGAACTGCATTTCGAGTATGAGGACGAGCCGGCCGAGGCGGTCTGA
- the hflD gene encoding high frequency lysogenization protein HflD, which produces MSRSIHDQTLALAGVFQASALVQQVAHSGQCAESSFETCMRSLFATQPETTLDVYGGELKDLREGLSTLSSVLSQQSKQQDIEVLRYALNLINLSSKLRRNNDMLDVIGSRIDQARHTASHFGYSHGNLVANLASIYADTISTFRQRIQVTGEPTILQREENAAKVRALLLAGIRSSILWHQTGGRRWQLIFNRRKVIMTARELAEKANRSVYD; this is translated from the coding sequence ATGAGCCGATCGATACACGACCAGACCCTTGCCCTGGCAGGGGTTTTTCAGGCCTCGGCGCTGGTGCAGCAAGTGGCCCATTCCGGCCAGTGCGCGGAATCCAGCTTTGAAACCTGCATGCGCTCCCTGTTCGCCACACAACCCGAGACCACCCTGGATGTGTATGGTGGCGAACTGAAAGACCTGCGGGAAGGCCTGTCCACGCTGTCCAGTGTTCTCAGCCAGCAAAGCAAGCAGCAGGATATCGAAGTGTTGCGCTACGCCCTGAACCTGATCAACCTGTCATCAAAACTGCGTCGTAACAACGATATGCTGGATGTGATCGGCAGCCGCATCGACCAGGCCCGACACACGGCCAGCCATTTCGGATACAGCCACGGCAACCTGGTTGCCAACCTGGCGTCCATCTATGCGGATACCATCAGCACCTTCCGCCAGCGCATACAGGTTACCGGAGAGCCCACTATTCTCCAGCGTGAGGAAAATGCCGCCAAAGTGCGCGCCCTGCTCCTTGCCGGCATACGTTCCTCAATACTCTGGCACCAGACCGGCGGACGCCGCTGGCAGCTTATTTTCAACCGCCGCAAGGTCATCATGACCGCCCGAGAACTGGCCGAGAAGGCTAACCGCTCGGTTTACGACTGA
- the clpS gene encoding ATP-dependent Clp protease adapter ClpS yields MRTIQNSLLVLNQGEDEQPGRQDDVSVAPEKPALKRPARFRVLLLNDDYTPMDFVVDVLMTFFGMNEEKATQVMLLVHTQGKAVCGVYTRDIAETKAAQVNQYSSECEHPLLCEIERAD; encoded by the coding sequence ATGCGGACTATCCAGAATTCTCTACTAGTATTAAATCAGGGAGAGGACGAACAGCCCGGGCGTCAGGACGACGTCAGCGTTGCTCCCGAGAAGCCTGCTCTCAAGCGTCCGGCACGCTTCAGGGTGCTGCTTCTGAACGACGATTACACACCCATGGATTTCGTTGTGGATGTGTTGATGACATTCTTCGGAATGAATGAAGAAAAGGCGACGCAGGTGATGCTGCTCGTCCATACGCAGGGAAAAGCCGTATGCGGGGTATATACCCGGGACATCGCGGAAACAAAGGCGGCACAGGTGAACCAGTATTCTTCGGAATGCGAGCATCCGCTCCTTTGCGAGATTGAACGTGCGGACTGA
- the aat gene encoding leucyl/phenylalanyl-tRNA--protein transferase, with translation MTSLPWLEQDHLWFPPAEQALDDPDGLLAIGGDLSTERLKLAYRSGIFPWFSDDQPILWWSPDPRCVLFPEEIHISRSLRRTLNSGHFTITADQAFPRVIRLCANTRAEGTWITQDMIDSYGHLHKQGVAHSIEAWNPRGELVGGMYGLAIGRCFFGESMFSLETNASKVLMVHLANQLRVWGYHIMDCQVESGHLLRMGARCIPRSEFLSILRTCVDTSPEHDHWDFQWQWPGPEV, from the coding sequence ATGACCTCACTACCCTGGCTAGAACAAGACCACCTCTGGTTCCCCCCCGCCGAACAGGCCCTCGACGACCCCGACGGATTGCTGGCCATCGGCGGCGACCTGTCCACCGAACGCCTCAAACTGGCCTACCGCAGCGGCATCTTCCCCTGGTTCAGCGACGACCAGCCCATACTCTGGTGGTCCCCCGACCCCCGATGCGTCCTGTTTCCCGAGGAAATCCACATTTCCAGAAGTCTGCGGCGAACGCTGAACAGCGGCCACTTCACCATCACCGCAGACCAGGCCTTCCCCCGGGTTATCCGTCTGTGCGCCAACACCCGCGCCGAAGGTACCTGGATCACCCAGGATATGATCGACAGTTACGGCCACTTGCATAAACAGGGCGTGGCACACTCCATTGAAGCCTGGAATCCCCGGGGGGAACTGGTGGGCGGCATGTACGGCCTGGCCATTGGCCGCTGTTTTTTCGGCGAATCCATGTTCTCACTGGAAACCAACGCCTCAAAAGTTCTTATGGTCCACCTGGCCAACCAGCTCAGGGTGTGGGGCTACCACATCATGGACTGCCAGGTGGAAAGCGGGCACCTGCTCAGGATGGGCGCCCGCTGTATCCCACGTAGCGAATTTTTATCTATACTCAGGACATGCGTCGACACTAGTCCGGAACACGACCACTGGGACTTCCAGTGGCAGTGGCCCGGCCCGGAGGTGTGA
- a CDS encoding arginyltransferase — MSNLRTLVFFATPAHDCSYLPDREATTMFVDPRAHVDKRLYSQLTALGFRRSGSHYYRPHCEHCNACVPVRLKVDQFQPDRGQRRVMKKNADLDCRMVRATFSERYYSLYAHYIEQRHADGDMYPPSREQFMSFLVEGATDSWFIEIMDNEKLVGLAAVDMLDEGLSAIYTVFDPAYEHRSLGTFAVLWQIEEAKRLGLPHLYLGYWIEECRKMNYKTRFQPIEALRDGQWRTMDVN, encoded by the coding sequence ATGAGCAATCTCAGGACCCTGGTATTTTTTGCCACGCCGGCCCATGACTGCAGCTACCTGCCTGATCGTGAAGCAACCACCATGTTCGTCGACCCGAGGGCACACGTTGATAAGCGGTTATACAGCCAGTTGACCGCCCTGGGGTTCCGCCGCAGCGGCTCCCATTATTACCGCCCTCATTGTGAGCACTGCAATGCCTGTGTTCCGGTCAGACTGAAAGTGGATCAGTTCCAGCCAGACCGCGGGCAGCGCAGAGTAATGAAGAAAAATGCCGACCTTGACTGTAGAATGGTCCGGGCTACCTTCTCCGAGCGATACTACAGCCTGTATGCCCACTATATTGAACAGCGCCACGCTGACGGAGACATGTACCCGCCGTCCCGGGAGCAGTTCATGTCCTTCCTGGTGGAAGGGGCTACCGATTCCTGGTTTATTGAAATCATGGATAATGAAAAGCTGGTCGGTCTGGCCGCCGTGGATATGCTCGATGAGGGGCTATCGGCCATTTACACCGTGTTTGATCCCGCCTACGAGCACCGCAGCCTGGGCACCTTTGCAGTACTCTGGCAGATAGAAGAAGCGAAACGGTTAGGGCTTCCCCACCTGTATCTGGGTTACTGGATTGAAGAGTGTCGGAAAATGAACTACAAGACCCGTTTCCAGCCTATCGAAGCCCTGCGGGACGGTCAGTGGCGCACGATGGACGTTAACTGA
- a CDS encoding carbon-nitrogen hydrolase: MIRPTPAGALAIAAVQQACDANKDTSLATSERLVRQAAKDGAQLVVLQELHATLYFCQTEDTSVFELAEPIPGPTSDRLSALAAELGVVLVGSIFERRMNGVYHNTAVVFERDGSIAGLYRKMHIPDDPGFYEKFYFTPGDASFNDGTSGFTPIDTSVGRLGVLVCWDQWYPEAARLMALAGAEVLIYPTAIGWDITDDPEEQARQLEAWETVQRGHAVANNLPVIAPNRIGTEPDPSGQSDGIRFWGNSFICGPQGEFLARADGHSETILSTTINRSRSESIRRIWPYFRDRRIDAYGDILKRVRD; the protein is encoded by the coding sequence ATGATCCGTCCCACCCCGGCCGGCGCATTGGCCATTGCCGCTGTTCAGCAAGCATGCGACGCCAACAAGGACACCAGTCTGGCCACTAGTGAGCGCCTGGTCCGCCAGGCCGCGAAAGACGGCGCGCAACTGGTCGTCTTGCAGGAGCTACACGCCACCCTGTACTTCTGTCAGACCGAAGACACCTCGGTGTTCGAACTGGCAGAACCCATACCGGGCCCCACCAGTGACCGGTTGTCTGCCCTGGCAGCAGAGCTCGGGGTTGTCCTGGTGGGATCCATATTTGAGCGGCGGATGAACGGCGTCTACCACAACACCGCCGTGGTCTTCGAGCGCGACGGAAGCATTGCCGGTCTGTACCGCAAGATGCATATTCCGGACGACCCGGGCTTTTACGAAAAGTTCTACTTCACGCCCGGCGACGCCAGCTTTAACGATGGCACCAGCGGCTTCACCCCGATCGACACCTCGGTTGGCCGCCTGGGTGTGCTGGTGTGCTGGGACCAGTGGTACCCGGAAGCTGCCCGCCTGATGGCCCTGGCCGGCGCCGAAGTACTGATCTACCCCACCGCCATCGGCTGGGATATCACTGATGACCCCGAGGAACAGGCCCGCCAGCTCGAGGCCTGGGAGACCGTTCAGCGTGGCCATGCGGTGGCCAACAACCTGCCCGTTATCGCCCCCAACCGCATTGGTACCGAGCCAGACCCCTCCGGACAGTCGGACGGTATCCGCTTCTGGGGCAACAGCTTTATCTGCGGTCCCCAGGGGGAGTTCCTGGCGCGAGCTGACGGCCACTCGGAAACCATACTGTCCACGACGATCAACCGCTCACGCAGTGAATCGATTCGACGCATCTGGCCGTATTTCAGAGACCGACGCATCGACGCCTATGGCGACATTCTCAAGCGGGTTAGGGACTGA